Proteins from one Plasmodium cynomolgi strain B DNA, chromosome 10, whole genome shotgun sequence genomic window:
- a CDS encoding hypothetical protein (putative) yields RAYFKNVDLQEYLKPVQFVSGGFLNNKKDVPSAQQDANKLNSTLSDDDSDDFNKYDVFKHFTFDFNFDKKKDENDFIKSNLKKYNLKQLKEKDKKFFEIYGLGFKILRKMGYQDGIGNKIKTNIAPIELQKKHVTFLEEKPQENSNDSSSDVDLYTQQSYIDIFNEQLYRKNLWKKKHKYNKFWSFKKTKNWVTTQLKYNASINPNFQLYHDGDKSDDEQANNLRNTQNMLFDHIKNITLQYCDVVKKQQEVETKLRNYHSSGFQKDIYKIHVLILKNILTYKYLLNLHTTLAYPSLFNNATFNEYLFRVKRHELKIEEDDGGNRADQNAEHCADHSVDQYAEHYDDGDAHPRGHQYVCNSPKGGRTTKLINIQPKHLTNPYSEGGAGEKGNKTYWDLNYSKSLTFEEKLNNLLTSNYKLLCQNKYFKSAPKTVGASSHYTGTYKTMDDLQHIFDLINIKNIEIEKGKDPLLLSDLYTSVFFIYENSQFLYLNIRVSRFFLEFLRIYFHNNKELIKKQFLCDDKDVEEASTTIWENSKKIFSSESSKISDSLKSSESSKISESLKNSESSKISENSKSSESLENSQHREAHSEATQNAPTAKDEEVSPSEQAPPHTSSQNKQPTFNQNDIKYIICLKKIVLMGAEQNSMIEYRKIEKKFDNIIYYTYVYPALYRKKFPELYNHLKLFKDAINIRYYKNILTLFIEKRIMSNVENIENGEIQEHTLQDVQKKLSILFDINKQFDIDSNLSRYYTHYIFPYLQKFDLSENYIELIKLALMENIYKKEIFETVVKRIICELIDIDFVNDDFVQRLRKVMILHKCVDDTIVFLIFKVYFFYNFSKHVCDYLRELNASYVQKNELKNSAHKMEALFAPEEGVPSEELKKLMLTNKKKEIYETFKKVKDVFENNLMKDNSIKNIMFSILNVIKTYLLQEKIVTFPVEMVLDFDKSKICSDDNLNYYYLYKDIKIPVPLYAVPQRINKVFEINYMPNVRKNHMTDESKSSYVFSPKKYVNLMNKIEDDVNQYRRNSQDDENMNVKNYIETYCVQNDILFLQKNDRKINGNVVYSINNLSIYISNNIIYLYENHEWKPTLLRDLLAKF; encoded by the coding sequence AGAGcctatttcaaaaatgtagaccTGCAAGAATATTTAAAACCAGTGCAATTCGTTAGTGGAGGTTTTctcaataataaaaaggatgtACCATCAGCACAACAGGACGCAAATAAATTGAACTCCACCTTGAGTGACGATGATTCAGATGACTTCAACAAGTACGACGTCTTTAAACATTTCACCTTTGATTTCAATTTTGACAAAAAGAAGGATGAAAatgattttataaaaagtaatttaaaaaagtataacCTGAAGCAACTCaaagaaaaggacaaaaagttttttgaaatatatgGATTAgggtttaaaattttaaggaAAATGGGTTATCAAGATGGCAttgggaacaaaataaaaacaaacattGCTCCTATagaacttcaaaaaaagcATGTAACCTTTTTAGAAGAAAAGCCACAAGAAAATTCGAATGATTCCAGTTCTGATGTTGACTTATACACACAGCAAAGTTATattgacatttttaatgaacaattatatagaaaaaacttgtggaaaaaaaagcataaatataACAAGTTCTGGAGCTTtaagaagacaaaaaattgggTTACGACGCAGTTAAAATATAACGCCTCCATTAATCCAAATTTTCAATTATACCATGATGGTGATAAATCCGATGACGAACAAGCTAATAATTTACGAAACACGCAAAACATGCTCTTTgatcatattaaaaatatcacaCTCCAATATTGtgatgttgtaaaaaaacaacaagaGGTTGAAACTAAATTAAGGAACTACCACAGTTCTGGTTTTCAGAAGGATATTTACAAGATAcacgttttaattttaaaaaatatcctAACGTATAAGTACTTGCTAAATTTGCACACCACGCTGGCCTACCCCTCTCTCTTTAACAACGCAACGTTTAATGAATACCTTTTTAGGGTTAAGCGACATGAGCTCAAAATAGAGGAAGATGATGGTGGCAATCGCGCTGATCAAAATGCTGAGCATTGTGCTGATCATTCCGTTGATCAATATGCTGAGCATTATGATGATGGGGATGCACACCCAAGGGGTCATCAATACGTGTGTAACTCCCCCAAAGGTGGAAGAACCACGAAATTGATAAATATCCAACCCAAGCATTTAACTAACCCATATAGCGAAGGAGGGGCAggcgaaaagggaaacaaaacaTATTGGGACCTCAACTATAGTAAGTCTCTCACCTTTGAAGAAAAgctaaataatttattaacaagTAATTATAAGCTATTATGCCAAAACAAATACTTCAAAAGTGCCCCCAAAACAGTCggtgcttcttcacattaCACTGGAACATACAAAACGATGGATGACTTACAACACATATTCGATTTaataaacattaaaaatatcgaaattgaaaagggaaaagatcCGTTACTCTTGAGTGACCTGTACACctctgtattttttatttacgaAAATTCGCAATTCTTGTATCTGAACATCCGCGTGTCACGGTTTTTCTTGGAGTTCCTTcgcatttattttcacaacAACAAGGAACTAATAAAGAAACAGTTTCTCTGTGATGACAAGGACGTTGAAGAAGCAAGCACGACAATTTGGGaaaattccaaaaaaatttttagttCGGAAAGTTCGAAAATCTCGGATAGTTTGAAAAGTTCGGAAAGTTCGAAAATCTCGGAAAGTTTGAAAAATTCGGAAAGTTCGAAAATCTCGGAAAATTCGAAAAGCTCAGAAAGTTTGGAAAACTCCCAACATCGCGAAGCTCACAGCGAAGCAACGCAAAATGCACCGACCGCAAAGGATGAAGAAGTTTCCCCCAGTGAACAGGCCCCACCTCACACGAGCAGCCAAAACAAGCAACCCACGTTTAACcaaaatgacataaaatatataatatgcttaaaaaaaattgttctaaTGGGAGCGGAGCAAAACAGTATGATAGAATatcgaaaaattgaaaaaaaatttgacaaCATAATATACTATACGTATGTGTACCCCGCATtgtataggaaaaaatttccagaACTTTACAATCatttaaaactttttaagGACGCCATCAATATaagatattataaaaatatattaacactttttattgaaaaaagaataatgtCCAACGTGGAAAACATCGAAAATGGCGAAATACAGGAACACACTCTACAAgacgtacaaaaaaaactatcCATTCTGTTTGATATTAACAAACAGTTTGACATTGACTCCAACTTATCTAGATACTACacacattatatatttccctatttgcaaaaatttgatCTATCAGAAAATTATATAGAACTCATCAAATTAGCACTCatggaaaatatatacaaaaaggaaattttcgaAACTGTTGTAAAAAGGATAATTTGTGAATTAATTGACATAGATTTTGTGAACGACGATTTTGTGCAACGCCTTCGTAAAGTTATGATACTACACAAGTGCGTAGACGACACAATCGTCTTTCTCATCTttaaagtatattttttttacaatttttcgaAGCACGTATGTGATTATCTGAGAGAGCTTAACGCGtcatatgtacaaaaaaatgaactaaaAAATAGcgcgcacaaaatggaagctCTCTTTGCTCCAGAGGAAGGCGTCCCAAGCGAGGAACTAAAAAAGCTAATgctaacaaataaaaaaaaagaaatttacgAAACctttaaaaaggtgaaagacgtttttgaaaataatttaatgaaaGATAATTCCATAAAAAACATCATGTTCAGCATAttaaatgtgataaaaaCGTACCTATTGCAAGAGAAAATTGTTACCTTCCCCGTCGAAATGGTGCTAGACTTTGacaaaagtaaaatttgttcagaTGATAATCTAAATTACTATTACTTATATAAGGATATAAAAATTCCAGTTCCTCTTTACGCCGTTCCACAAAGAATTAATAAGGtatttgaaataaattatatgcccaatgtaagaaaaaatcacatgACAGATGAATCAAAAAGTAGCTATGTATTTTCTccgaaaaaatatgtcaatTTGATGAACAAAATAGAAGATGACGTAAATCAATATAGAAGAAACTCGCAAGATGACGAAAATATGAACGTAAAGAATTATATAGAAACGTATTGCGTACAAAATGATAtcctatttttgcaaaaaaatgatcgtAAAATAAACGGAAATGTAGTCTATTCGATTAACAATCTTTCCATATATATTAGCAACAATATTATATACCTTTATGAAAATCACGAATGGAAGCCAACCCTGTTACGCGATCTGTTGGCAAaattttag